The Hippoglossus hippoglossus isolate fHipHip1 chromosome 21, fHipHip1.pri, whole genome shotgun sequence genome contains a region encoding:
- the jam2b gene encoding junctional adhesion molecule 2b isoform X2: MNTMEMWLLPLLITLLCSPVCLSVTVSSSKLNVEVHEHTDALLSCEFKTETEQNPRIEWKKKGKSVSYVYFDKRFIGPYTGRASIDGATMMLHSVTQKDSGEYRCEVTALNDHVKLGETSVTLNVLVPPHVPSCAVPSSMFVGSGLELLCKDKLSVPPATYRWYKDNKALTATADTPYGIDTHTGTLKFKSVSKTDTGMYRCESSNNAGAPKSCVAQQLNVNDYPLNMTVLIAGAAAFLMLVVFCCICVCVCRRRGCCRKEKRIKSNKSYNPAPPPPPSRNLKHYKQTQSFMI, encoded by the exons TGTGGCTGCTGCCGCTTCTCATCACTTTACTCTGCA GtcccgtctgtctgtcagtgacGGTGAGCAGCAGTAAACTCAATGTAGAGGTCCACGAGCACACAG ATGCTCTGCTGTCCTGTGAGTTcaagacagagacagaacaaaacCCTCGGATTGAGtggaagaagaaaggaaagagcGTGTCATACGTGTACTTTGATAAAAGATTTATTG GGCCTTACACGGGACGGGCCAGCATAGATGGAGCTACGATGATGTTACACTCGGTCACTCAGAAAGACTCGGGCGAGTATCGCTGTGAGGTGACCGCCCTCAACGATCACGTCAAACTGGGAGAGACGTCTGTAACCCTCAATGTGCTGG TGCCTCCTCATGTGCCGTCCTGTGCGGTGCCGAGCTCCATGTTCGTGGGCTCAGGCCTCGAGCTGCTCTGTAAGGACAAACTGAGCGTTCCTCCTGCCACCTACCGCTGGTACAAAGACAACAAGGCCCTGACAGCCACAGCCGACACGCCGTACGGAATCGACACCCACACAGGCACACTG AAGTTCAAGAGTGTGTCCAAAACAGACACAGGGATGTACCGCTGTGAGTCCTCCAACAATGCGGGGGCGCCCAAGAGCTGTGTAGCCCAACAACTCAACGTTAATGACT ATCCCTTGAATATGACAGTTTTGATAGCAGGTGCTGCAGCTTTTCTGATGCTCGTTGTCTTctgctgcatctgtgtgtgtgtgtgtcgacgcCGAGGCTGCTGCAGGA aagaaaaaaggataaaaag CAACAAGTCCTACAACCcggcgcctcctcctcctcccagccgCAAC ctCAAGCATTACAAACAAACTCAGTCCTTCATGATCTGA
- the jam2b gene encoding junctional adhesion molecule 2b isoform X1: protein MNTMEMWLLPLLITLLCSPVCLSVTVSSSKLNVEVHEHTDALLSCEFKTETEQNPRIEWKKKGKSVSYVYFDKRFIGPYTGRASIDGATMMLHSVTQKDSGEYRCEVTALNDHVKLGETSVTLNVLVPPHVPSCAVPSSMFVGSGLELLCKDKLSVPPATYRWYKDNKALTATADTPYGIDTHTGTLKFKSVSKTDTGMYRCESSNNAGAPKSCVAQQLNVNDYPLNMTVLIAGAAAFLMLVVFCCICVCVCRRRGCCRSEKKDKKQQVLQPGASSSSQPQPQALQTNSVLHDLRVKHCVGLQIIQSQKYFLNVQHNLLLDVCSLLP, encoded by the exons TGTGGCTGCTGCCGCTTCTCATCACTTTACTCTGCA GtcccgtctgtctgtcagtgacGGTGAGCAGCAGTAAACTCAATGTAGAGGTCCACGAGCACACAG ATGCTCTGCTGTCCTGTGAGTTcaagacagagacagaacaaaacCCTCGGATTGAGtggaagaagaaaggaaagagcGTGTCATACGTGTACTTTGATAAAAGATTTATTG GGCCTTACACGGGACGGGCCAGCATAGATGGAGCTACGATGATGTTACACTCGGTCACTCAGAAAGACTCGGGCGAGTATCGCTGTGAGGTGACCGCCCTCAACGATCACGTCAAACTGGGAGAGACGTCTGTAACCCTCAATGTGCTGG TGCCTCCTCATGTGCCGTCCTGTGCGGTGCCGAGCTCCATGTTCGTGGGCTCAGGCCTCGAGCTGCTCTGTAAGGACAAACTGAGCGTTCCTCCTGCCACCTACCGCTGGTACAAAGACAACAAGGCCCTGACAGCCACAGCCGACACGCCGTACGGAATCGACACCCACACAGGCACACTG AAGTTCAAGAGTGTGTCCAAAACAGACACAGGGATGTACCGCTGTGAGTCCTCCAACAATGCGGGGGCGCCCAAGAGCTGTGTAGCCCAACAACTCAACGTTAATGACT ATCCCTTGAATATGACAGTTTTGATAGCAGGTGCTGCAGCTTTTCTGATGCTCGTTGTCTTctgctgcatctgtgtgtgtgtgtgtcgacgcCGAGGCTGCTGCAGGAGTGA aaaaaaggataaaaag CAACAAGTCCTACAACCcggcgcctcctcctcctcccagccgCAAC ctCAAGCATTACAAACAAACTCAGTCCTTCATGATCTGAGGGTGAAACACTGTGTCGGACTTCAGATCATCCAGAGTCAGAAGTATTTCCTTAATGTCCAGCACAACTTGCTTTTGGACGTCTGCTCCCTGCTGCCTtga